A single region of the Cronobacter condimenti 1330 genome encodes:
- a CDS encoding Lrp/AsnC family transcriptional regulator, which produces MMSDALTPTDITLLTLLQQDARTTNQALADAVCLSPSPCWRKVKKLEEDNVILGYHAALDRRKIGLGVMVFVRVSIDSHSEAQARRFEQEVMDLENVVACYSIGGDADFLLQVVSCDLDAYAEFAMAVLRRLPGIKEMQSMFVLKEIKPFQTLPVSAGLSQK; this is translated from the coding sequence ATTATGTCTGATGCATTAACGCCAACCGATATCACTCTTCTGACGCTGCTCCAGCAGGATGCGCGAACCACTAACCAGGCGCTGGCGGACGCGGTCTGCCTGTCGCCCTCGCCTTGCTGGCGCAAAGTAAAAAAACTGGAGGAAGACAACGTTATCCTTGGCTATCACGCCGCGCTCGACCGACGCAAAATCGGTCTTGGCGTGATGGTATTCGTTCGTGTCAGCATCGACAGCCATAGCGAGGCGCAGGCGCGGCGTTTCGAGCAGGAAGTCATGGATCTGGAAAATGTCGTGGCCTGTTACAGTATCGGCGGGGATGCCGATTTCCTTTTACAGGTGGTCTCGTGCGATCTCGACGCCTACGCGGAGTTCGCGATGGCAGTGCTGCGCCGCCTGCCGGGGATTAAAGAGATGCAGAGTATGTTTGTGCTAAAAGAGATAAAACCGTTTCAGACGCTGCCGGTGAGTGCGGGCCTCTCGCAAAAGTAA
- a CDS encoding winged helix-turn-helix domain-containing protein: MAGVHLSLRAARHLHLAAQGLLKKPARRVRPADILATITRMSLLQIDTINIVARSPYLVLFSRLGNYPGRWLDESLARGELMEYWAHEACFLPRSDFTLFRHRMLNPEKMGWKYRAEWMAENAQEIGELIAFIERNGPVRSADFEHPRKGPSGWWAWKPHKKHLEGLLTAGQVMVVARRNFQRVYDLTTRVLPDWDDTLHLTDKAQAEAQMLANSARSLGIFHSAWLADYYRLRNIPVGPLLQTWQEEGMVVPVEVDTLGPMWLHHELVPLLEKAAAGKLTATHSAVLSPFDPVVWDRRRAETLFNFSYRLECYTPAPKRKYGYFVLPLLHKGALVGRMDAKMHRQQQRLEIIALYSEESVRLTQGVIEGLRQAIADFAAWQGATRVVFGKLPDPLAQAWGEGWEIDPAPETHVISSKD, encoded by the coding sequence ATGGCTGGAGTGCATCTTTCTTTACGTGCGGCGCGTCATCTGCATCTGGCCGCGCAAGGGCTACTTAAAAAGCCTGCGCGGCGTGTCCGTCCTGCCGATATCCTCGCGACGATTACCCGCATGTCTTTGCTGCAAATCGACACGATTAATATTGTGGCACGCAGCCCTTACCTGGTGCTTTTCAGCCGACTCGGCAATTATCCGGGGCGCTGGCTGGATGAGTCCCTGGCTCGCGGCGAGTTAATGGAATACTGGGCGCACGAAGCGTGTTTCCTGCCGCGTAGCGACTTCACTCTGTTTCGCCATCGAATGCTCAATCCCGAAAAGATGGGCTGGAAATACCGCGCCGAGTGGATGGCTGAAAACGCGCAGGAGATAGGCGAGCTAATCGCCTTTATTGAGCGCAACGGCCCTGTACGCTCGGCAGATTTTGAGCATCCACGCAAAGGTCCCAGTGGCTGGTGGGCGTGGAAGCCTCATAAAAAGCATCTGGAAGGGCTTCTTACGGCGGGGCAGGTGATGGTGGTGGCGCGGCGCAACTTCCAGCGGGTTTACGATCTCACAACCCGCGTGCTGCCCGACTGGGACGATACGCTGCATCTGACAGATAAAGCGCAGGCGGAAGCTCAGATGCTTGCAAATAGCGCACGTAGCCTGGGGATTTTTCACAGCGCCTGGCTTGCCGACTATTACCGGTTGCGTAATATCCCAGTGGGCCCGCTGTTACAAACATGGCAGGAAGAGGGAATGGTAGTGCCGGTTGAGGTTGATACGCTCGGGCCGATGTGGCTGCATCATGAACTGGTGCCGCTACTTGAAAAAGCGGCGGCAGGCAAGCTCACTGCTACACACAGCGCGGTGCTTTCGCCGTTCGACCCGGTCGTCTGGGATCGCCGTCGCGCGGAAACGCTGTTTAACTTTTCCTACCGGCTCGAATGCTACACACCTGCGCCCAAACGGAAATATGGCTATTTCGTTCTGCCGCTGCTACATAAAGGCGCACTGGTAGGACGAATGGATGCCAAAATGCATCGTCAGCAGCAGCGCCTTGAGATTATCGCCTTGTATAGCGAAGAGAGCGTGAGGTTGACGCAAGGCGTTATCGAGGGGTTGCGACAGGCCATTGCCGATTTCGCCGCCTGGCAGGGCGCAACGCGCGTCGTTTTCGGCAAACTGCCCGACCCGCTTGCACAGGCGTGGGGTGAAGGCTGGGAAATTGACCCCGCCCCCGAAACGCATGTGATATCCTCAAAAGATTAA
- a CDS encoding YcbJ family phosphotransferase: protein MDQLRAELSHLLGEKLSRLECISEKADTALWSLYDSKGNPLPLLARSFTSPGLAQQQAGKMSILARNGTVRMPVVYGVMTHEEHPGPDVLLMERLRGVPVEAPARTPQRWEQLQDQIIEALLSWHRIDSHGCVGSVDSTQENLWPFWYRQRVEVLWSTLNQYQNTGLTMQDKRMLFRTRECLDAMFAGFNDNCVLVHGNFNLRSMLKDARSDQLLAMVNPGIVLWAPREYELFRLFDTPLAESLFWRYLQRAPVAESFLWRRWLYVLWDEVAQLLQTGKMNRAAFKTASESLLPWVA, encoded by the coding sequence ATGGATCAACTGCGTGCAGAACTCAGTCATCTGTTAGGTGAAAAACTCAGTCGCCTTGAATGCATCAGCGAAAAAGCGGATACCGCGCTTTGGTCGCTTTATGACAGTAAAGGTAATCCGCTACCGCTGCTGGCGCGAAGCTTTACCTCACCGGGGCTTGCGCAGCAGCAGGCCGGGAAAATGTCTATCCTCGCGCGTAATGGCACGGTGCGTATGCCCGTGGTGTATGGCGTAATGACGCATGAAGAACATCCGGGGCCGGATGTCTTACTGATGGAACGGCTGCGCGGCGTACCGGTGGAAGCCCCCGCGCGTACGCCGCAACGCTGGGAGCAACTTCAGGATCAAATCATTGAAGCGCTGCTGAGCTGGCATCGGATCGACAGTCACGGCTGCGTGGGTAGCGTTGACAGCACCCAGGAAAACCTCTGGCCATTCTGGTATCGCCAGCGGGTTGAGGTGCTCTGGAGCACGCTCAATCAGTATCAGAATACGGGGCTTACGATGCAGGATAAACGCATGCTGTTCCGCACCCGCGAATGCCTCGATGCTATGTTTGCGGGCTTTAACGACAACTGCGTGCTGGTTCACGGGAATTTTAATCTGCGTAGCATGCTAAAAGATGCCCGCAGCGATCAACTGCTGGCGATGGTCAATCCGGGCATCGTGCTCTGGGCACCGCGTGAATATGAGCTGTTCCGCTTGTTTGACACGCCACTTGCAGAAAGCCTTTTCTGGCGTTATCTCCAGCGCGCGCCGGTCGCGGAATCGTTCCTCTGGCGCCGCTGGCTGTATGTGCTGTGGGATGAAGTTGCGCAACTTCTGCAAACCGGAAAAATGAACCGCGCGGCCTTTAAGACCGCATCGGAATCACTCCTTCCCTGGGTCGCCTGA
- the ycaR gene encoding protein YcaR, with translation MDHRLLEIIACPVCNGKLYFNQEKQELICKLDRLAFPLRDGIPVLLENEARSLAAEETNP, from the coding sequence ATGGATCATCGTTTACTCGAAATCATTGCCTGTCCGGTTTGCAACGGCAAACTCTACTTCAATCAGGAAAAGCAGGAGCTTATCTGCAAGCTCGACCGTCTGGCCTTCCCACTGCGCGACGGCATTCCGGTCCTGCTGGAAAATGAAGCCCGTTCGCTTGCGGCAGAAGAGACTAATCCATGA
- a CDS encoding DUF2000 domain-containing protein: protein MKFDTSLHKCTIIVDRALPPGLAMNAASVLGVCLGRTVEGLVGPDLQSQDGVCYPGVIRVPLPVLLGEGNTLFSLFSAAQNDPHILVLPFSALAQSCKTWEEYERRIVSAESAETELAALGLVGPKKQIARLTGNLPLYR from the coding sequence ATGAAATTTGATACCAGCCTGCACAAATGCACCATTATTGTTGACCGCGCCTTGCCGCCGGGGCTTGCCATGAATGCCGCAAGCGTACTGGGCGTTTGTCTTGGCAGAACGGTAGAAGGACTGGTCGGGCCCGATTTACAAAGCCAGGATGGGGTTTGTTACCCGGGTGTTATCCGTGTGCCATTGCCCGTACTGCTCGGAGAGGGAAATACACTTTTCAGTCTCTTTAGCGCGGCGCAAAACGATCCGCACATTCTGGTGCTTCCTTTCAGCGCGCTGGCGCAGTCGTGTAAAACCTGGGAAGAATATGAGCGCCGGATAGTGAGTGCCGAAAGTGCTGAAACTGAGCTGGCAGCACTCGGCCTGGTGGGGCCGAAAAAGCAGATAGCCCGGCTTACCGGCAACCTGCCGCTGTATCGTTAG
- the kdsB gene encoding 3-deoxy-manno-octulosonate cytidylyltransferase produces MSFVVIIPARYASTRLPGKPLVDINGKPMVVHVLERARESGAARIIVATDHPDVARAVEAAGGEVCMTRADHQSGTERLAEVVEKCGFADDTVIVNVQGDEPMIPPAIIRQVAENLAGSQAGMATLAVPIHDAHEAFNPNAVKVVMDAQGYALYFSRATIPWDRDRFAQSREAIGDTFLRHIGIYGYRAGFIRRYVTWPASPLEQIEMLEQLRVLWHGEKIHVAVAEVVPGTGVDTPEDLERVRVEMR; encoded by the coding sequence ATGAGTTTCGTGGTCATTATTCCTGCCCGCTACGCCTCGACACGTTTGCCAGGTAAACCGCTGGTTGATATCAACGGTAAGCCAATGGTCGTGCATGTGCTGGAGCGCGCGCGTGAGTCTGGTGCGGCGCGCATTATTGTCGCGACCGATCATCCGGATGTCGCCCGCGCCGTTGAAGCGGCGGGTGGTGAAGTCTGCATGACCCGCGCTGATCATCAGTCTGGCACCGAGCGCCTGGCGGAAGTGGTGGAAAAATGCGGCTTTGCCGATGATACGGTTATTGTGAACGTTCAGGGCGACGAGCCTATGATCCCGCCTGCCATTATTCGCCAGGTGGCGGAAAATCTGGCAGGTTCGCAGGCGGGCATGGCGACGCTTGCTGTACCGATCCATGACGCGCATGAAGCCTTCAACCCCAACGCGGTGAAAGTGGTAATGGATGCGCAGGGCTACGCGCTCTATTTTTCGCGTGCCACCATTCCCTGGGATCGCGATCGTTTCGCACAGTCGCGCGAGGCCATTGGCGATACTTTCCTGCGTCACATCGGTATTTACGGTTACCGCGCCGGTTTTATCCGTCGCTACGTCACCTGGCCTGCCAGCCCGCTTGAGCAAATTGAAATGCTGGAACAACTGCGTGTGCTGTGGCATGGCGAGAAAATCCATGTCGCTGTGGCGGAGGTTGTACCCGGCACTGGCGTGGATACGCCAGAAGATCTCGAACGCGTACGCGTCGAAATGCGCTAA